A section of the Sebastes fasciatus isolate fSebFas1 chromosome 5, fSebFas1.pri, whole genome shotgun sequence genome encodes:
- the mafaa gene encoding transcription factor MafAa, producing MATDLAMSAELPNSPLAIEYVNDFDLMKFEVKKEPPEADRYCHRLPSGSLSSTPLSTPCSSVPSSPSFCAPSPGGATGQPNQSLTSGVNSSGSSGSSNNNHHGNNAGNKPQLEDLYWIPSYQHHINPEALNLTPEDAVEALIGNAHHHHHHHQASVYEGFRGSSQQYVGEDLSAASSAHHHHQGHHHHHHHHHGGHHNARLEDRFSDEQLVSMTVRELNRQLRGFSKEEVIRLKQKRRTLKNRGYAQSCRFKRVQQRHMLETEKCTLQSQVEQLKQDVVRLAKERDLYKEKYEKLASRTYSTNAGGGAANTRDPSAKQADFFM from the coding sequence ATGGCTACCGACCTCGCCATGAGCGCAGAGCTGCCGAACAGCCCTTTGGCTATCGAGTACGTCAACGACTTTGACCTCATGAAGTTCGAGGTGAAGAAGGAGCCTCCGGAGGCCGACCGCTACTGCCACCGCCTCCCGTCCGGCTCCCTGTCCTCCACGCCGCTCAGCACCCCTTGCTCCTCCGTGCCTTCCTCGCCCAGCTTCTGCGCACCGAGCCCGGGCGGCGCAACCGGGCAGCCGAACCAGAGCCTCACCAGCGGGGTCaacagcagcggcagcagcggcAGTAGTAACAACAACCACCACGGAAACAACGCTGGCAACAAGCCGCAGCTGGAGGACTTGTACTGGATCCCCAGCTACCAGCACCACATCAACCCGGAGGCGCTCAACCTGACCCCGGAGGACGCGGTGGAGGCCCTGATAGGCAACgcgcaccaccaccaccaccaccaccaggcgTCCGTGTACGAGGGCTTCCGCGGGAGTAGTCAGCAGTACGTCGGCGAGGATTTGTCCGCGGCCTCCTCGgcgcaccaccaccaccagggtcaccaccaccatcaccaccaccaccacggcgGCCACCACAACGCCCGCCTGGAGGACCGCTTCTCGGACGAGCAGCTGGTCAGCATGACGGTGCGGGAGCTCAACCGGCAGCTGCGCGGCTTCAGCAAGGAGGAGGTGATCCGCCTGAAGCAGAAGAGGCGCACGCTGAAGAACCGGGGCTACGCGCAGTCGTGCCGCTTCAAACGGGTGCAGCAGAGGCACATGCTGGAGACGGAGAAGTGCACGCTGCAGAGCCAGGTGGAGCAGCTGAAGCAGGACGTGGTGCGCCTCGCCAAGGAGCGGGATCTTTACAAGGAGAAGTACGAGAAGCTGGCCAGCCGGACCTACAGCACCAATGCGGGTGGAGGAGCCGCGAACACGAGAGATCCGTCCGCGAAACAGGCCGACTTCTTCATGTGA